The window TCTGCAGCTTGAGGGCGAGCGCCCGGTCCCTCCTCTCCCGGCGGACGGCGTCGCGGACTTGGgggtcggcggcggcggcggcggagtcCTGGTGTTTGGTCTTCCTGCTCCGCTTGGAGGCGCCGGCTTCCTCGCGGGGGCTCAACGAGTCCTTCGGCGCCAGCTTGCACGACTGGAAGCCGGACTTGTGGGCGTACGGGGAGAAGGAATGTCTGCGTCCGAACAAGGCCCCGACGCCGTCCCCCAACTCGAAGTCGGGATTCCCACGAAAGGTCAAGTCGCCGCCGTAGCGGACGGCGGGGACGCGGATCTTGAGCGACTGGGCGTCCGCGCCGGGGGCATCAAAGAGCAGCTTCCTCTTGTTGGAGGGCGTCGCCCCGCCGCCCGCGCCGCCGCCCTCCTGTATCTCCTTGACGGGGCTGGTCAGCGTCCCCTTGGTGTCCACCTTGCAGCTCTGTCGGTCCAGCTCGATCTGCCGCCAGCGTTGCAGCACGGCGGGGCTGGCCTCGTAGCTGGTGGGCTTGTGCAGGCGCCACGTGAGGTTCCGGGGCGTGGACTTGACCACGGCCGGCTCCAGCAGGCGGCCGTCCGCCAGGCGTTTGGGCGGCGTGCAGGGCGAGCACACGATGGGCTTAAAATGGTTGAGCTCCTCCGAGATGCTGTCGTTGCTCTCCGGGCTGACCGAGCGCTCGGGCGGCGCGGTCGACGGCGCGGACGGCGGCGGCGCCCCGGCGCGCCGAGCCGGGCGCCGCTCGGGGGCGCCGACCGGCGCCGAGGCGGAGCGACTGTTCTCGGACGACAGGAGGATTCCGGCCGCGAAGCTGTGAGCCGCCCCCGCCTGCAACAACAGGAAGTCGCGTCACCAGGGAACAACGGGCGCCGTCACGTGGCGTGACACGTAGACCCGACGTTGCGCCTTTTCTAGTGGTAGAGATTCATGATATCATGTGATATGTTTCATACATAACCCATGGAGTCATTTAGAACGCTCTCATACAAATGAACTTTTTGAAAAGTCCCTCtttgaaaagacaaaatattgacagcTTAACTTTTTTTGGTTGACATTTTTGACGTTTAATTTATTCAATACGAAGTCTTGACATTACATAGCTATTGTATTATCCAATAATGTAGTGACAGTTTTACTTGCAGAATGCAAGTATACGCGGCGCAGCGCTGTGGCCGACGCGACGTCGCGGCGAGTGAGTCGTACCGTGTCCGGCGCGGCGGCGGGTGCGGAGCCACCCTTGGTTTTCCGTCCCCTGTTGTCGGCGGCCTCCGTGCAGCTGCGACTCCTCTGCGCGCCGCTGAGGAAGACGAGCACAGGTCAGAGGTCACGCCGAGCGCGGGCCGATCGGGCGAGAGAGTGAGCACCTGCTGACGCCCGACGATGTCCGGCTTCTCCTCACGAACGCCGAGACCCTCCTGATGCGCCGGGACACGGGCTCCTCGTTCTCCGAGTCGGACAGGACGCcctaaaaaacaacaagcacGTTGTTCCCGTCTAAACTGCACGTTCGCGACTTCAGAAGTGCGTACCCGTTCAGCCACATTTACAACCGCATTGCCGTTATGCGGCACATTCACCACGTCATTCGCGTCATTCAAAACCTCATTGCCCGTCTTGGAGACATTCCAATTCATTCCTGATTTCAGTTCAGGCAGCACATTCACAACTTCGTTCTGTCACGCAGCACGTTCATCTAGCCAGCAGTGTCACATCTTCATTCGTGTCCAAGCAGAACACGGCTTCTTTTGAACGCCGTTGACTTTGCGTCCGGTTGAAGCGACCACTTACGCAATCGTCCCCGCGTTGGAGCGAGCCGCTCTCGTCTTTGCAgaggctcctcctcctcgcgtCCTCTCGCTCGTCGCACGCCGACAGCTTGATGGAACGAAGAACAGCCACGCTTACACACCCGCTCGGATTTGCGACGACGCGGTACAAAGATTAAGACCACTTTTCTCACCTTGTGCTTCACGTTGGGACTTGCTGATGGGCCTTCCGTGGACTTGTGGACCGCGCTTGGACACACGAACACGTCTGATGAcaccagacatgcaaacaccaaaggcatgaaaaaggaaAGAATGTTATTGATTTTAAcgtaaattaagcaatctggaagactgaagcgtacaataagggaaaaaaaaaaaaataataataataattcttcaaGCAGAAAAACGTATTTTCTCAAGTACATGCAGATGTCCACATTGAAGGTTAAAATGAAATTCgtctcatttctttgctttttttgttttggccaggcccatctccacctgcacctcatgccagcttcaagctgtgccacatcaATAGCATCCTCATCTTTAAGCGCTCTccttctggaaaagaattgactaccgcttcatttttcactacgaccaacttcaaaggctaaccCCAAATGCATCCGCCAGGAaaatatgaagtacaatattttcgGTTTTTATTGGCCAATAATTTGGTTCAttagttagttcattctgtgttgtgacataatccctaacatcgctctgtcgcttaatacattcaAGATTGTAATGAAGATAATTGTAGCTGcctttcctaattaatacaagatgtactagcgcaggggtgtcaaactcatctttgtcacgggccacatcgtagttatgacttccctcggagggccgctacgactgtggacccatataaacgaaagattacctcatataattacatacagtatacgcaacacattgatgaataaccagttttgaaaacagaagcctataagaacatgtttttcaactattacaaaTCTTTTCAAAGGgcgattggtaacaaaaaaaaatatctcaatgttattacaccagaacacaataagcaattttgatttgctttcgcgggccacatcaaatgatgtggcgggccggatctggcccacgggccactagtttgacacctgtgtacCAGCAGATCAACTGTGTGTTTGCACAGTTGAAACTACTACAAAACagctgcaatttactgcaaggtgttttctcaagttataagggAGCTGACATATCCGCGTTTGGGCAGACACGTTCGAGTAACGACGAAGCCGCTGTTCTCTGCGGTTCGCCGCCATGGCGGAATTCCACTTAGGCGTGGAACAAACGAACGAGTTTTAACCGTGACTTCAAGTCTTCCCTATCGACCATTTACGCGCATGACAAGCCTCGGACAACGTTTCCCAAACTCATAGTTGACAAACACGTGACAGGTGAGCGAGACCATGAACCAAATCCATAATCTATATTTTTCCGTGATTCTGCCAAAAGGCGATGTAAATCGGTGGATTCCTCGTATCGCGCTCGCTGATGACATCACACCAACGTTCCAAGACAGCTCCTAAATCCTGACGCTTCCAACGCTAACGTCATGAATTTGACCAAATACGAATCCCTCTTAACTctgctatatttatttttttttactctgcatttaaaacaatcatGATGTGTTTGTACATTCCTGACGCTTAATTAGTTGGGgttttttctctctgttttgAGTGATTGATTAACGTGATGATTGTATGTCGCCTGTTTCGGTGTTGAGCGAGCTTTCCAATGATAGCAGCCTTTTGAACATTGGATAAAGATTTCCAAAAAGTTATGGGAGGCCAGTGCTGGGGGGCACAGcccacagccccccccccctcccctcccctccagcACCGTCACAGCCAACAAGTCCCGACATGTGTCAACATGTCGGGAATCCCGAGAGTAAAGTTGTGAATGTGTCAAGCAGTGTCGAACGCTTACCTGGGCGACGAGCGCGGGGGTCCTCCTCCGCCGCCCCCTcctccaccgccgccgccgccgcgtccCTCCAGCCAGccgccccgccgccgccgcctctccGCTCGGCGGCCTCCCCGCTCCGGCGCCCCCGGGACGAGCGGGAGCGGCCGTCTTCCGCCGACGAGCGGGCGGCGTCGAGCGCGGCCGCGGTTCCGAGTCCCGGAGCGAAGCGGGAACCTCCGGCCGCCGCGTCGGTCGCCTTTCCGGAGCGTCGGCCAGTCCCCGCCGCGGCCGCCATTTTCCCTGCTGTCGGTGAGCTTCTCCTTCAAAACAAACCCCGCCCGCCCTTCCACCGCCACCACATTTCActcgcaaaacaaacaaatcgcCTGTCAAAACTCTTGCTTAGTGctcttctgtttattttttgattCAAAATCCCACTGGCACCGCTTTTGTACATTCGCTGTGTGTTTTAATGACTATATTTTCcgtctgttttgttttcttgtaaatGGAATTTGTCAATaaagattgtttaaaaaaacgcCCCCCCAACCACAACATGGCGGGACCTTCATAATAAAGCAAGCGTACATGTACAATTTATAACAAAACTTGATTTAGGCAAGGCCAACGTTACCAGACAGATATTTTAAGGACAATTCCAGTGATATAAGTATAATTTTCGTGTGAAAAATACTGCTAAAGTTATGAATATTTAAATCCAGTGAAAATGCAAGTTTAAAGACAATTCAAGGTGTTTATTTGCCACAGTCAAACACGCACAACAGTGGCACTGAACACTGAAATTCTATCTTTGCGAGTCTCCCTCCACTTTttcttgtcccattaggggtcgccacagcgcgtcatcctttcccacgtcagcccatctcctgcatcctcctctccaacaccaactgccctcatgtcttccctcacgacatccatcaaccttctctttggtcttcctctggcgctcttgcctggcagctccatcctcatcatccttctaccaatatactcactatttctcctctggacgtgtccaaaccatccaagtctgctctctctctctaactttttctccaaaacatcaaacctcggctgtccctctgatgagctcatttctaatttgatccaacctggtcactccaagagcgaacctcaacatcttcatttgctctgcttcctgttgtctcttcagtgccactgtctcgaatccgtccatcatggccggcctcaccactgtcttctaaactttgcccttcatccgagcagagactcttctgtcacataacacacctgacaccttcctccacccgtggGAGGGGCGGTGGTGGTAGTGGGGTGCGCCAGGTGCGGGGCTGAGAGGGGTCGGGCATGGGGGGGCAGTGGTCCGGTACACCctcccctccctttgggaccgTCCCGGGTTCCGGGATGGGGATGGCGTCCCCCCGGCCGGGTCCCCCCGCGGGCGCAGGGGGCCgagcccacccttcctcaatgcgCCGGCTCGGCAGCTCCGTACACCGGTTGACTCGCACGCATGCgctatggtgttcattcactcgCACTGTAAGTTCCGTGGACACGCGATGGGCTCGGATCGCTTGTGGTGGGACCGCTAACAATAACAACACGGCTTATATTCAggtatcaactcacaggttcttacagacACTGGAAAAAGCACCACTGCCTCGCTCATTTCCTCCATcgtgtcctgcccttttctgtcctctctcggTTCGTTGtcgcatgtcctcaccgggcgtccacaaataagaacacgatttgacttaTGTAACgtacttgtgctcaaatatctagactgtggttcgcacccttattccccttgtccactctgtcccctaaaagccttttctgtccggctgcattttcaataaacatctgaaaaagtccaaaataaCCAGAGAGAgtgtttcaaactcccctgctgCACAGCAAACTGTTCCGGCGCAAAAGGCGTACAGATCCGCCGTTCTGCAAGGCCgaaatgaaggaaaataatACACACCGAAAAAAAGCCCCTGAAGCAGGGATCGTCAAccattttgaaactgagagctgcttctggaacgggcgaCTGATGAATTCTACCGGTTTGAGAAGTAtgtgaaaaataacaaatggaCTCCAATTATTTGGGGGTAAATAAATCGTCGTCGTTGCAAGCGCTAGCTTGTGTTCACAGATGCAACGCTTCGATCGATAATGATCATGAAACTTTTTGGAATATTGTCATTGCCAAACTCGCACTGATGCAAGTGGGATTTCAAAGTAGAATAGCAAGAAACAAAGCTAGTTCAGCTCACAGAATTCTTTAGCTGCAACGGCAACACACAAATCCAAGCGTGTCACCGGTGACGTcatttgtagtttgtagtttgtaCTTGCTGGCTCCATGTTGGTGGTGATGGTGAAAAACTtggaacttttttcttttttaaccggAAGTGATGCGTCTATTTCCTGACACATTTAGAAACTTGATTACCACGCAGATGTTGTATTTtagtaaacaattcttcttGAAAAGAATCTTAATCCAATCGATAACGTTTTGTAAAATCTCTGtcgttttatatttttataagtCATGTAGCcaacatttttccaaataatgACACAGACTAGAAAAAAGAGGTGCCACAAGATAACCCGCTGCGCTGTTTACAAGCCACGCGGTGGCGCCTGTGCACCTTTCGGCGTCTTCAACAAAtccacagaagaagaaagaggCGCAACGAAGAAGAAAGGGGAAGATGGCGGCCTGGTGAAGCTGTCCGAGAAGTTGCAGGTCGAAACATTCCATTAGACACTTGACGTCTACAATACGATACCGTTAAAAGGATTAAATGTTGCTCGCGTATTGTTACGTCACTAAAGTGGACGGTCGGAGGAGCCGTCGCGCTTGCTTGTTGGCCAACAGGGGGCAGTGTTGTTTTTGCCGTTTCTGTTCTCCAAACGACTCAATCACACTTGAAGGGAATCATGTGCAACCTTGTGAGTTTAGTTCGGAAGAAAAGCCAGAACTGTTTTCCCCACAGGACTAATAGAagtacaaccttttttttccctttatcgGTAATGCGAAAATAAGTGCTTACATTTTGTCAAAAGGTATGTATAAATATACGATTGTTGCTAAGTGAACAGACCAATCTTAGATAAAAACGGCCTGGCTCGGCCGGTCCCTGCAGTGAGTGTTCGGTGCGCAATTTGCAGCCTGGAGATAaagcccagcttttttggatcgCCTTCCAGTGGGCTCCTTTCTGGAGCGGGAATTCAAAGCGCACATCAGCAATGAGGCACTTTCgactccacaaaaaaaaaggatgataaTGATGAAGCATTCGGTATTTCAAGCCAACCCTTATTGAGGGATCGTACTGTATTTGCTATCTGTATTACTTGGCATGTTTTTCGAAGGCGCCGTGAAGAAAAGGATCCAGCGGGTGTTCACGGCAGCACGTCCCGCAGCTCACCTTTGGCTTTTGCGTCGCCGCTGTTGTTTTCCAGCGATGCGGATTCAGGGGTCCCTTCCGCCGGTGGAGGTGGTCCGCCTGGGCCTGCTGTCTTACCGGCAAGCTCTGCGTGTCCAGCAGGCGTACGTGAAGCGCTGCCAGGCGGGCGCGGCCCACGCGCTGCTGCTGTGCCAGCACCCGCCCGTCTACACCACGGGCATCCGGCAGAAGGAGCGGCCCCCCGCCGAGCTGGAGCGCCTGCGTCTGCTGGGGGCCCAGGTCCACCGCGCCGACCGAGGCGGCCTCATCACCTTCCACGGGCCCGGACAGCTGGTGTGCTACCCGGTCCTGCACCTCGCCTCCTTCAAGAAGGTACGATCGCTTCCGTCGCAATTCAGCGGACACGATATTGTTATCGTCATCGTTTTGAGCTTAATGTAATTTACATTGTTTAAGCAGGTGAGGGATTCAAACTGCCGACCCTTTGGTCAgcggacgacccgctctaccgaCTGGGccgcaattattattattattattattattagtgttattgTTACGGCTCAATCCGATGACAGCATTTCAACGCTAAATTGGCGTCAATACGTAACCGATATAttagggtcattttcatattccGTTAACAATGGTAAAGACTCATGCAAGGAAGAATGTCGTCGCTATTCGACTCAATttgccaattccaatgaaaaacGAATATCGAATTCAAATGTTCGCATTCAATTGGAAACGAACAAACTCGCGAATCTTGTTCTTGGCAGGAACCGGAATCGATGAAGTCATTCggccgtccatccatccatccatccgttttctgagccgcttctcctcactagggtcgcctaTCCCggccggctatcatcgggcaggaggcggggtacaccctgaactggttgccagccaatcgcagggcgcatagaaacaaacaaccattggcactcacattaacacctacgggcattatagagtctccaattcatgcatgtttttgggatgtgggaggaaaccggagtgcccggagaaaagccacgcaggcacggggagaacatgcaaactccacacaggcggggccggggattgaacccgggtcctcggaactgtgaggctgacgctctaaccagtcgcccaccgtgccgcctcattcgGCCGTGTTctcctttatttattattgcggACGCGCAGTTGTACGGTACCCGATGTCATCGGTAACGTACCGTGGAGCCGTCGCCGCTGAGACAAGAATCTGCGCGGAACGAAGCGtctcgtgaggagaagccgcgCGAATGTTCACGGCAGAAAAATTGGATCGAGTTCCGCAACATTCGTCCAACGCGTCGTGGCAGATGACTGACGAGACTgagctaagctaactagctgcTAGTAGACAAGAGGTCGCCAGGCAGCGTGGAGTACGCATTTTTCGGGCGAGGGATCGCGACGATGAAAGTAAGCCGTTTTGAACTGACAAGCGTTTTGGCAACTGCTTTTTTTCCGGAGGGAAAATGCGCCGGCCGCTAATTGAAATCTGTCACCTCATAAAACTGCGACCAGGACTTTCCTAGTGCGCTAATGTAATGCCAAAATTGGATCATCATTTGACGCGTTGAAATCTTGTCGTTGTCGTTCAGAGCGTCCGCTGGTACGTGTCGCAGCTGGAGCGGACGGTCGTGGCGGCGTGCCGAAGCTTCCGCGTGGAGGCGTCCACGTCGCCCCACACCGGCGTTTGGGTCGGCGACAACAAGATTTGCGCCATCGGTACGACCGCCACACTACCCTTGTGCCGtcccactttttttccagaccgATACGAGTACGAGTTTTCGCTCAAGCGCTCACCGATAACACGAGgacatttgaaacatttaaaactacAATGAAACCAGTGACAAAAAGGTGAGAAGTCTTCAGACCTCACCAACGGTTGGGTTTCTtagttttcacacacacacacactttatcaataaCTCTGCGCAGCTAACCGCTTCTTCATTGAGTCATTTTACCGGCAGCGGAAGCAAATCAtttttctgtaaggccctacgcacgtgttgttgttttttgtgtttgcacGTGATCTGTTACTTGCGAACACAGCCGCGTGCCACTTGGAAGAGGGAGCGCGTTCTCGTGCAACCAGatgtattttcatttgagtTGAACTTGATTGAAGCACGTAAAAGAGCAGTTCAAAcaaaacatctcttttgcaacgGTGACCTGGCCACGAAGGCAGCAAGTTGACGTCCATCACATtcaagggtttttttttcccccgcttgTTTCTTTTCACCTGCCCTCTCAAAAAGGGACggaaataaatcagttgagttgtacaaattctaggtcacataaATGGTGGAAgaagtttgaaaatgattgaTCTTGGTCCAAATTCTCTTCCAAcacaaaaagctggcatttgaacaggggtgtgtagacttttgatatccactgcagccttgttcttgtttttgtcatctgcATGGTGAGTAAAAACAATATCGTATAAGggcatttcttggagctgaatttgccttcattggttattttacaaagattttatttgatACAGATTTCATTATGTTTCACttgaagtgatattgttcactAATATCTGAATGTGCATTCATATTTGATTgagttattttcatttcatgtgaCGTTCatactctgatttaaaaaataaatcactagtTACTCCTCagtaagtaattatttggaggactactttggactttgactcgagtcacatgattGGAAAGTAACAGCGGtccaatatttggctactctacgcTGCCTAATCGCCACAAAGGCATTTTTATATCGTGGCCCTCCTGGATTGTTCTGAAAATCCCTTTTGTCGTGAGTGAATGATGGCCAACGCGAGGACGGACGGGATTTCGATTTCATCGCTGACTTCCCGTTTCCCGCGGCAGGCGTCCGCTGCTCGCGCTACGTGACGTCGCACGGTTTGGCCCTCAACTGCAACACGGATCTGGCCTGGTTCCGCCACATCGTCCCGTGCGGCGTGGAGGGCAAGGGCGTGACGTCGCTGAGCGTCGAGCTACGCCGGGACGTCGGCGTGGACGAGGCCGTCCCGCACGTGCTGCGCGCCTTCGCCGACGTCTTCCGCTGTCGGCTGGCGGACGCGGGCGCCGTCCGTTCGTGAAAGACCTTTCGCGTCGAATTGTGCTATTGGATTGTTTCATTAAAACTTTGAAAAACGCTGCTCCCTTTCTCCGTCCGTCCATTCGAGACCGCATGAATTGAAGGCATTCGTTGTTTTTCCCAAGTGCTTCTCCTTATTCACAGTTTTTCCCATTTGATCAAGTTGAAGAATAGCAGAAAGCGCCGGTGTCGACAGAAAAACCCAGAGACCGAGATGACTTTGGCAGGCCGGCGAGGTCGTCAGTCGGGTCTTTCCGGCGTGCGAGGAAGCTTGAGGCCACTTGAGCAGAGACCAGATTGcaagtgtgaggcagactttGGCATGGTCGCACGAACACAGTTTGTCCAGCAGAGGTCAGCAGGGTGCCCAGGTTCTCGCCGTCTCGGCCGCCGGGGGGCGCTCCCTCCCGGCCCGGGTGGTCTGATGCGGGACCCTCCGGACGAGGAGGACCAGGATGGCGGAGGGACCGGCGGACTGCTTCGCCGCTCGCGTCCCGGACGAGTCGTCGGACAGCGAACCGGAGCAGGAACCGGGCACCCCGCAAAAACTCATCCGGAAAGTGTCCACTTCCGGTCAGATCCGCAGCAAGGTGAGAGCCGCTCGACGAGCAGGAGGAGCACCGAGAGGAAGCGCGGCCGAAAATGGCTCATTGTCGTCCGCGACGCCAACATTTCGTGCAGAGTTGCCTTGCGAGCTTCATTCGGCGTCAACCACCCCGAGCAAGTCGCTCGTGTGTTTCCGTGACGTCGCTATTTAGAACATAAGCGCACGCGCACAAAGCCTCCCCTCTTCTTCACGTCGCACTTGttacaaaaagaacaaagcgaCCAAGTGGGGGCAAAATGTTGTCAGTGACGTGAAAAGTGCACTTGAAATTCCGTGGTTTGGGCTGACCTTTAAGATGTCTGCCGCAGCTTTACAAGAGCAAAATCTTCCGTGCGGCGACAATTCAACTCATTTGAATGAGTTGCGAGCAAAGGTGATTTCCGAGGCGCTCATGCGTTTTCAAAGTGACATTATTTGCCTTCAAGCCCGCCTTTGAATGCGGCTGTGACAGTGAGCGCAGTGCCGTTACCGGTGCAAGCGAATACAACGGAAATGTGTCGGAGGCCCAAAGGACAGCCTCGTCCTTTCCTGCTCCGTCCACCCGTCCGACGTGAGCTGCACGCGGGATGACGCGAGGAAGCGTCATGTTCGCTGTTAGCCTCGCTGCCCGTTAGCCGCATAACGGTGTTAGCATCGCTGCTCGTTAGCCGCATAACTGTGCTAACGGACAGCTGAGTTGAGCCAACGAACTTTGACTTTCGTTATATGGTCAGCTGGCAACATGTTCAACCAAGCACCTTCGGTGACATTTTCTGCTTTTTACTCATTTCTTTGTTCTTCTAGAAGGTCAACTTAATTGACCACTGTGATACATTCAAAGGCATGTCAAAAGTTTGGAAATTCTAAATGGGCGTTACTGTGGCCAATTCCTCATCGAGGGACTCGGCAACATTGCATACATTAAACATTTTGCTTGGGTGTGTcacataaaaagaaaa of the Phyllopteryx taeniolatus isolate TA_2022b chromosome 8, UOR_Ptae_1.2, whole genome shotgun sequence genome contains:
- the rnf169 gene encoding E3 ubiquitin-protein ligase RNF169, with the protein product MAAAAGTGRRSGKATDAAAGGSRFAPGLGTAAALDAARSSAEDGRSRSSRGRRSGEAAERRGGGGGAAGWRDAAAAAVEEGAAEEDPRARRPDVFVCPSAVHKSTEGPSASPNVKHKLSACDEREDARRRSLCKDESGSLQRGDDCGVLSDSENEEPVSRRIRRVSAFVRRSRTSSGVSSGAQRSRSCTEAADNRGRKTKGGSAPAAAPDTAGAAHSFAAGILLSSENSRSASAPVGAPERRPARRAGAPPPSAPSTAPPERSVSPESNDSISEELNHFKPIVCSPCTPPKRLADGRLLEPAVVKSTPRNLTWRLHKPTSYEASPAVLQRWRQIELDRQSCKVDTKGTLTSPVKEIQEGGGAGGGATPSNKRKLLFDAPGADAQSLKIRVPAVRYGGDLTFRGNPDFELGDGVGALFGRRHSFSPYAHKSGFQSCKLAPKDSLSPREEAGASKRSRKTKHQDSAAAAADPQVRDAVRRERRDRALALKLQRQFDRESAPRPAKYFLRSWMANHSRRRRGLRRSRRINKQR
- the lipt2 gene encoding putative lipoyltransferase 2, mitochondrial isoform X1 is translated as MLLAYCYVTKVDGRRSRRACLLANRGQCCFCRFCSPNDSITLEGNHVQPSMRIQGSLPPVEVVRLGLLSYRQALRVQQAYVKRCQAGAAHALLLCQHPPVYTTGIRQKERPPAELERLRLLGAQVHRADRGGLITFHGPGQLVCYPVLHLASFKKSVRWYVSQLERTVVAACRSFRVEASTSPHTGVWVGDNKICAIGVRCSRYVTSHGLALNCNTDLAWFRHIVPCGVEGKGVTSLSVELRRDVGVDEAVPHVLRAFADVFRCRLADAGAVRS
- the lipt2 gene encoding putative lipoyltransferase 2, mitochondrial isoform X2; protein product: MFFEGAVKKRIQRVFTAARPAAHLWLLRRRCCFPAMRIQGSLPPVEVVRLGLLSYRQALRVQQAYVKRCQAGAAHALLLCQHPPVYTTGIRQKERPPAELERLRLLGAQVHRADRGGLITFHGPGQLVCYPVLHLASFKKSVRWYVSQLERTVVAACRSFRVEASTSPHTGVWVGDNKICAIGVRCSRYVTSHGLALNCNTDLAWFRHIVPCGVEGKGVTSLSVELRRDVGVDEAVPHVLRAFADVFRCRLADAGAVRS
- the lipt2 gene encoding putative lipoyltransferase 2, mitochondrial isoform X3, encoding MRIQGSLPPVEVVRLGLLSYRQALRVQQAYVKRCQAGAAHALLLCQHPPVYTTGIRQKERPPAELERLRLLGAQVHRADRGGLITFHGPGQLVCYPVLHLASFKKSVRWYVSQLERTVVAACRSFRVEASTSPHTGVWVGDNKICAIGVRCSRYVTSHGLALNCNTDLAWFRHIVPCGVEGKGVTSLSVELRRDVGVDEAVPHVLRAFADVFRCRLADAGAVRS